From one Rhopalosiphum padi isolate XX-2018 chromosome 2, ASM2088224v1, whole genome shotgun sequence genomic stretch:
- the LOC132918997 gene encoding uncharacterized protein LOC132918997, with protein MVLDESVQKVLGDLRRKRGVIKASLTRIQTYISKFNPREDPVTLLEFRQEELPQINRKFDDVQCQIELIDVEGFDDAVKEREVFENAYFSIRSDMQQIINAEKSLNTSMNNSSINTANGHSHRVRLPPISLPSFDGNIQEWESFFDCFKAIVHEDNAYPAVQKFSYLRSTLSGQALDVIKGIPITENNYEVAVRKLQQRYDNKGLVIQSHIRAILDCKHVESTSGLHLQNLHSDVSAHVAALEALGQPIQHWDAWLVTIVLRKLDQKTSQDWQLQRTNTELPRYAELEHFLSNRCVALEGSEMLSKDSDGYKDSQSAISPKAKKNYQYNNSKKGLITATDRSARCICCSEFHKLYACNKFKELSAGDRVTLVRDSRLCFNCLCPSHMASSCRSTFSCRLCKRRHNTLLHFENSMVSADRMEIQTSQVNPSNQPSTSQEPSVSAAASLSPGSEQGYVFLSTALVFTVDRFGNQRQCRAILDSGSQVNFISGSLANRLHLRSQKSTLPVSGIGESRVQALSYVEVSIQSRLRDYRVKLVCYVLPTIVSKIPACPNPARGWEIPEDLLSELADPHFYNPGAVDLLIGGGVFFDITSSTTVRKPLNVKNICLNDSQFGWIVTGELGAVCLAGVRTVGEALEENWRAMADREESCFGRLSKTNQRSREEEETLQHFRDTFQRNQEGRFVLRLPIKEEHMSLGNSLAMATSRFINIERRLQRDDHLRKEYTNFMTEYINMGHMYEVIATHEVSQDACYLPHHPVIKSSSLTTKTRVVFDASAKTQNGTSLNDMLKRGPTVQEDIFSILTRFQKHQYVLTADIEKMFRQIMIAKEDHHLQRILWRDHPHEALRTYALATVTYGTTPASFMATQCLVVLGEEAKKRSSKISDVILRDFYMDDLMTGCDTEDECIQLQEPIASILDSAKLPLRKWCSNSSSIIARIGKNQDDALFTLDLGDGDIIKSLGLCWQPFVDQFRFNITIPVDRSNLTKRKLLSDLNKVFDPLGFLGPVLIIGKIFKNINYGN; from the coding sequence atggttctTGATGAGAGTGTGCAAAAGGTACTCGGCGATTTGAGGAGAAAGCGGGGTGTGATAAAGGCATCTCTTACGCGGATTCAAACCTATATTAGCAAATTTAATCCAAGAGAGGATCCGGTCACTTTATTAGAATTTCGACAGGAAGAGCTACCCCAAATAAACCGAAAGTTTGATGACGTCCAGTGCCAAATTGAATTAATTGATGTTGAAGGTTTTGATGATGCTGTGAAAGAGAGAGAGGTTTTTGAAAACGCATATTTTTCTATACGCTCAGATATGCAGCAAATTATAAATGCAGAAAAGAGTCTAAATACGTCGATGAACAATTCCTCAATCAATACAGCAAATGGGCACTCGCACAGGGTACGCTTACCACCTATTTCACTACCGAGCTTTGACGGGAACATCCAGGAATGGGAATctttttttgactgttttaaGGCGATAGTGCACGAAGATAATGCCTATCCAGCAGTACAAAAATTCTCCTACCTTAGGTCAACTTTAAGTGGACAAGCGTTGGATGTCATTAAAGGAATACCGATTACTGAAAATAATTACGAAGTGGCAGTCAGAAAGTTACAACAACGTTATGACAACAAAGGTTTAGTGATACAGTCCCACATTCGTGCAATTTTAGACTGCAAACACGTAGAATCAACTTCCGGTTTGCATCTACAAAACCTGCACTCAGACGTCTCAGCACATGTTGCTGCCCTAGAAGCCTTGGGCCAACCTATTCAGCATTGGGATGCTTGGCTCGTGACTATTGTTTTGAGAAAATTGGATCAAAAAACGAGTCAAGATTGGCAGCTTCAGCGCACGAATACGGAACTTCCAAGATATGCGGAGTTAGAACATTTTTTGTCCAACCGTTGTGTCGCTTTAGAAGGCTCCGAAATGTTATCGAAGGATTCCGATGGCTACAAGGACAGTCAATCGGCAATTTCACCCAAAGCAAAGAAAAACTACCAGTACAACAATTCTAAAAAAGGTCTTATCACAGCTACAGATAGAAGTGCAAGGTGTATATGCTGCTCGGAATTTCATAAATTGTATGCATGCAACAAATTCAAGGAATTATCCGCAGGGGATCGGGTAACCTTAGTAAGAGATTCAAGgttatgttttaattgtttatgtcCAAGTCACATGGCGAGCTCGTGTCGTTCTACATTCAGTTGTCGGTTGTGCAAGCGCAGACATAACACGTtactacattttgaaaattcaatgGTTTCAGCAGATAGGATGGAAATCCAAACATCTCAGGTAAACCCGAGCAATCAACCTAGCACCTCACAAGAACCAAGTGTTTCAGCAGCTGCTTCATTAAGCCCTGGATCGGAGCAAGGGTACGTCTTTCTATCTACTGCACTCGTGTTCACTGTGGATAGGTTTGGGAACCAGAGGCAATGTAGAGCAATTTTAGACAGTGGATCGCAGGTCAACTTTATTTCCGGTAGCTTAGCGAATCGATTGCATTTACGATCCCAAAAATCTACATTACCAGTAAGCGGAATTGGAGAAAGCCGTGTCCAAGCGTTGTCATACGTTGAAGTTTCAATTCAGTCGAGATTAAGGGACTATAGAGTGAAACTGGTGTGCTATGTTCTACCAACAATTGTCAGCAAAATACCAGCGTGTCCAAATCCCGCAAGGGGTTGGGAGATCCCAGAGGATTTGCTGTCTGAATTAGCAGATCCTCATTTTTATAATCCTGGTGCCGTAGACCTGTTAATTGGCGGAGGAGTATTTTTTGACATAACTTCATCTACAACCGTACGGAAACCattaaatgtcaaaaatatatgtttaaacgaCAGCCAATTTGGATGGATAGTCACTGGGGAGCTAGGAGCAGTGTGCCTAGCAGGGGTTCGTACGGTAGGAGAGGCACTAGAAGAGAATTGGAGAGCGATGGCAGATAGGGAGGAGTCATGTTTTGGACGCTTATCCAAAACAAACCAACGTTCCCGGGAAGAGGAGGAAACACTGCAGCATTTCCGTGATACGTTTCAACGCAACCAAGAAGGACGATTTGTTTTGCGTTTGCCAATAAAAGAAGAGCATATGAGTTTGGGGAATAGTCTAGCAATGGCAACCTCAAGATTTATAAACATCGAAAGAAGACTTCAGCGTGATGATCACTTGCGAAAAGAGTATACCAATTTCATGACAGAGTATATAAACATGGGCCATATGTATGAAGTAATTGCAACACATGAAGTATCACAGGATGCTTGTTATTTGCCGCATCATCCAGTCATAAAATCATCGAGCCTAACCACTAAGACTAGAGTGGTCTTTGATGCTTCAGCTAAAACGCAGAACGGCACCTCACTCAATGATATGCTGAAGCGCGGGCCGACTGTACAGGAAGATATCTTCTCTATTCTGACGAGATTTCAGAAACATCAATATGTGTTAACAGCGGACATTGAAAAAATGTTCCGGCAGATTATGATCGCAAAGGAAGATCATCATTTACAGCGAATACTTTGGCGTGATCATCCCCATGAAGCACTTCGGACATACGCCTTAGCCACTGTAACGTATGGCACAACACCGGCATCCTTCATGGCTACGCAATGCCTCGTGGTACTTGGAGAGGAAGCAAAGAAAAGGAGCTCTAAGATTTCGGATGTCATCTTACGCGACTTTTATATGGACGATCTGATGACGGGTTGTGACACTGAGGATGAGTGCATACAATTACAGGAGCCCATAGCTAGCATCCTGGACTCAGCTAAATTACCACTACGAAAATGGTGCTCCAATTCGTCATCAATCATCGCAAGGATAGGCAAAAATCAAGATGATGCTCTGTTTACACTAGATCTGGGAGACGGAGATATCATAAAATCCTTAGGGCTGTGTTGGCAGCCATTCGTTGACCAATTTAGATTCAACATCACGATCCCTGTGGACAGATCAAATCTTACCAAAAGAAAACTATTATCAGACTTGAATAAAGTATTTGACCCATTAGGATTTTTGGGTCCCGTACTCATTATaggaaaaatattcaaaaatattaattatggcaATTAA